The sequence below is a genomic window from bacterium 336/3.
TCAGTTCGTCTAATTCTTTTTTACATTTATATTTCTTCGTTTTAGCTGTATCTGCATTTGAAAATCCCATTACTTGGGCTATATCATGCATTGATAGCTCATCAAAATAATAATATTGTAATATCTTTTTACAAGTAGCCCCAAGTTTATTGATACAAGCATGAATAATCTGAATTCTCTCTTGCTTGTCCCAATCTTCTATTACAGCTTCATCTTTTTCTTCCCTCGATAATCTGCTTTTCTTTTCTAATTCTTTTCTCCATAAGTTATAACAAACACTATAAAGAAAAGTACTGATTTTAGCAGTAAGTTGGAAATCTGGTTGATGTACTTTTTGCCAAAATAGAATGAGGCTATCTTGAAAGACATCTTGAGCCTCCTCCTCAGTTCCACTATTCTTGAGAACAAGGCGGAGCATCATGCGGTAATGTTGCTTATATAAATATTGTAAAGCTGTTTCATCACCTTTTCTGATGCGTTCAAGTATTTCTGGGTCTTTCATTTGGTATAAATACGCAAAAGATTATCATAGGTAACCGTAAAACTAAATTTTTTTTTTAAAGATAATCGTTTTTTCTTTCTTATTTTTGAGAAAAAGCTTGTATTTATATGTTTAAATAAATATTAAACCAAATGGAATTATATATTTTTTGTTTTTTTATAGTACTTTTATTGGGTGGACTTTCAGTGGTATCTTTTTCAAAAAATTTGCTTTATGCTGTTTTTGGCTTGTTAATTGTATTCTTATGTTTGGTTACAATATATGTGTTCTTAGGTGCTGATTTTGTGGCAGTTGCTCAACTCATGATATATGTAGGAGGTATTTTGGTACTTTTGGTTTTTGGAGTAATGCTTGCCAATAGAACTGAAGGAGTAGATAAAATTATAGCTCAAAATCGTTCTAAACTACTTTCTGGAATCATAGCTATTTCTGTGGGTGTGTTTTTTGTACAACAAATTTTTCAAACTGATTTCAAACAAAAAATATTCAATCTGCCTGCTACATCAACCATTCAGCCCATAGGAGTCTCTTTACTAACCGATTATATCTTTGCTTTTGAATTAGCAGGAATATTACTTTTAGTAGGTGTGGTAGGTGCAAGCATGATAGCTGGTAAAAACAATGAACAATAAACATTTAACAAAAATATTTGAACTTATTATTTATATTTTATCATCCATTACTCAAAGATGCCTTTTTTTAAGCAAAATAAAATATTTCTACTTAGAGCATTTATTCGTTTGGTAAGGTTTGGAAATCTCATCATGATAGGATTTTCACAATACTTAATTAAAATATTTTTTATAGATGATAAACCTGTAAAATCTTTTTGGGAACATTTTGCAGACTTAAATTTCTTTTTGCTTTCAGCAAGTACTATTCTAGTAGCTGCGGCAGGGTACATTGTAAACGATTATTATGACGTTAAAATAGATTTAATTAATAAACCTGATAAAGTAGTAGTAGGTAATCTTATTCAAAGACGTACAGCCCTTATTAGCAATTTTTCATTGAATGCTTTAGCAGTTTTAATAGGTTTCTACCTTTCTTGGAAAGTAGCAATCATCAATTTGGCGTGTATTTTTTTGTTATGGTGGTACTCCAATAGACTTAAGCGTGAGCCATTTGTAGGAAATTTGGCAATAGCCATCCTTACAGCAGCTACTACATGGATTGTCGCTTTCTATTATAATCAGCATTGGGAAGAAATCTATATTTATGCTTCATTTGCATTTTTTATATCCCTAATTCGTGAAATCATCAAAGATATTGAAGACATGAAAGGAGATGCAGTTTTTGGTTGTAGAACGCTTCCTATTTTATTTGGAATAGCTAAAACCAAAATAATACTTTATATTCTGATAGTCAGTTTTTTAGTGAATTTGATAATCAGTTTCTTTTTTTTACATAAAGGAATTATCATGTTTTTGATGTTTATTTTGTTATTTCCTACTTCTTGGCTAATCATTCGTTTATATAAAGCAGATAAGCGAAAGGATTTTAAATTTTTGAGTAACTGGACAAAAATTATCATGCTTTTAGGGCTTTTTAGTATCTTTTTTTCTGATAATTTAGTGAAACAAATATTCTAAAATTCAGCCAAATACATAAATTTGTTTATCCAATCAAGATTAACTACCTTTGAATCTTAAACTTTTATACATCTATGATTAAAATAACCCCTGTTTATACAGCAGAAGCCCTTAATACGGGTGGTAGAAGAGGTCATGTAAGAACCTCTGATGGTATTATTGATACTGATGTAGCAATGCCTACAACTATGGGAGGAACAGGCAATAAGCCTAATCCCGAATTGTTCTTTGCTGCTGGTTATGCTTCGTGTTTCAATGGAGCAATTGGAGCAGTAGCCAAAGGAAGAGATATTACAGGTGTAGAGGTAAAAGCTCTTGTTCATTTTGGAAAGAGCGAAGATGGTAGATTTGGAATTGCTGTTGAGCTCCATGTAACGCTTCCTAACCTACAAGGTGAAGATGCCAAGCAATTGGTAAAAGATGCACACCAAGTATGTCCTTACTCTGTAGCTACACAAGGTAATATTGAAGTTAAATTATTTGCCAACGAATCGGCTCTATAATAGATGTCATAGTACATCTTTTTTTATAACCTTCATAGTGCCATTTTAGTGCTATGAAGGTTCAATGCTTTAATTGATAAAGAGATGAAGAAAGATATTGATTTTCCAACTGTAGAAGGCGTAAAAGTAGCCATTGTGCGTAAAAAAAATGAAATAAATGAATTTGAATGGTTTGCCTATTTACTCAATACTGATGAAGTGGATTTGTATAATGTAATTATCAGTTGCAGAGGTTATGGTGAAATAAATGGAGAAAAGCGAGCTACCTCTACACTTCGATATTTTTTTGAGCATATTCCTGCTCTTAGTTCACATCTGATAGAGCCTATATCACCTGAAGTTTTTGTGCTTTCAAGCGAATATTGGGTAAGCTATTATATCCAAGAACGAATTTTTGATAAGAAATTTGTATTTCCACCTGAAATGATAGAGGAAGAAAACTACGTATATATCAAACAAATAGATTTAGAAGGAATTTTACAATAATGGAAAAAGTAATTTTAATGATTTTGGATGGTTGGGGTATCCCACAAAATCCTAAAGTATCAGCCATAGATTTAGCCAATACACCTTTTGTTGATAGCTTGTATAAAAAATATCCTCATAGCCACCTCAATGCATCTGGGCTTGCTGTAGGTCTTCCTGATGGACAAATGGGAAACTCAGAGGTTGGACACATGAATATCGGAGCAGGTAGAATCGTCTATCAAGACTTGGTAAAAATTAATCAAGCTTTTGAAAAAAAAGAAATCAATCAAGATAAAACACTTCTTGAGGCTTTTGAATATGCTAAAAAGAATAACAAAAATATTCATTTAATAGGCTTGGTTTCTGATGGGGGAGTGCATTCCCATATCAATCATCTCAAAGGTTTATGTGATATCTCAAAAGAACAAAATTTTGAAAAAGTGTTTATTCATGTTTTTACAGATGGCAGAGATACTGACCCACAATCGGGATTAGGTTTTATACAAGATTTACAAAACCATATAAAAGATAGTAAAACACAAATTGCTTCCCTAATAGGCAGATACTATGCCATGGATAGAGATAAACGTTGGGAAAGAGTACGGTTAGCTTATGATTTGCTGATAAAAGGAGAGGGAGAGGAAACAAACAATGTTTTAGAAGCTATTCAAAAATCGTATGATGTAGGAATTACAGACGAATTTATCAAACCTATCAAAATACAAAATACTCCCAATATTGAAGAAGGTGATGTAGTGATATGTTTTAACTTTCGTACAGATAGAGGTAGAGAAATTACGCAGGTACTTACACAAGCTGATTTCCCTGAGTTTGAGATGAAAAAATTACCTTTGTATTACATTACACTGACTAATTATGATGATACTTTTGAAAATGTAAAAGTGATTTTTGATAAAGATAACCTTGCTAATACGCTTGGCGAAGTGCTTTCTAAAGCTGGAAAAAAACAAATCCGAATTGCTGAAACAGAAAAATATCCGCATGTTACATTTTTCTTTTCTGGTGGAAGAGAAGAGCCTTTTGAGGGAGAAAAACGTATTTTATGCCCATCTCCTAAAGTAGCTACTTACGACCTCAAACCCGAAATGAGTGCCTACGAAATTGCAGATGCTATTTGCCCTGAATTAGAAAAAAAAGAAGCTGATTTTATTTGTCTTAATTTTGCAAATCCTGATATGGTAGGGCATACAGGCTCTATGGAGGCTGCTATCAAGGCTTGTGAAACAGTTGATAAATGTACTGAAAAAGTGGTTACAACAGCCTTAGCCAATAACTATCAAGTCATCATCATTGCTGATCATGGCAATGCAGATTATATGATTAACGAAGACGGTTCGCCCAACACGGCTCATACCACCAATTTAGTTCCTTGTATTTTGGTCACCAATAATTTACAGCACATCAAACTAAAAAATGGCGTTTTGGCAAATATTGCTCCTACTATTTTAGATTTGATGGGACTCACAAAAGCTTCTGAAATGACAGAAAATAGTTTACTGATGAAATAGAATAAACCATTTCTCTAAACTATTATAAAATAAAAGAGCCTTACTTTTAAAGTAAGGCTCTTTTTATATCGAAGGTGATTTTCTACTATCTGAAAGAAGCTCTAGAACCACCTACTGCAAATACAGCATCCATTCTAGCTTTTTGTCCTAAAGAGAACATATACATTCCTCTGTCATCAGTGTAGTCCATGTAGTTCATGTACATTTCTAAAGGAGTACCAGAACAAGTACTTCTGTGACCTACAGCAGGAACACCACCGTTAGCAGCATTATGAACAGGAGTATCAGATACAAAGTCGTTACCACAAGTTGCATCACCCCAGATATGGCGTAAGTTCATCCAGTGACCAACTTCGTGAGTAGCTGTTCTTCCTAAGTTGAAAGGGAAAGTAGCTGTACCAGTTCTACCAGTGTATTTTGAGTCAATAACAACACCATCAGTTGCAGAAGATCCACCAGGGAATTGAGCGTATCCTAAGATACCACCACCAATTGTAGCAACCCAATAGTTTAATTTAGTAGTAGGTGATGTAGGATTCAAACCACCTTGAGCTGATTTCTTACAAGCATCATTAGTTCCCCAAGAAGTTCTTGTAGTTTGTTTTCTGATTACTTGATCTAAAACAAATCTGTAACCAACAACAGCTCTTACAGAAGAATAAGGATTATTTGCTGTATTGAAATCAGCGTTTCTTCCTTGGAAGTCTTCATTCAATACATCAATTTGAGATTGTAATTGAGCTTGAGAAATGTTTTCAGCAGAAGTTCTATAAAGAACGTTGAAAACTACAGGTATTTCTAAAACACCATTTACAATACGACCATTTGCAATAGCATCTTTTGTAAATTCCTCTAAATCGTTCATACGTTTTGCTAAAGAAGGATCTTCAGCTATTTGACGATCTAATACTTCATGAGAAGCACAACCTCTACGAGCAACAACCTCATTAGAAGTATTCAATTCACCCATAACAGCAGTGTCAGAGTTTTTTTGACAAGAGAACATTACAGCAGCTACTGCAGCAGATAATAATAATTTTTTCATGGATTTTGTTTTATTAAGTTGATTTTATTACAAGCGTATGCAAATGTATAAAAGGAGATAATATCCTCCAAGAAAAAAGTAAAAAAAATAAAATAAAATTTTTCAAAAACTTTAAAAATGCAAATATTCTAATGTTTTAGCGTGTTATTGCCCAATAAAAAAATGATATTCAAACGTTGATTTTTCTGTGATTTTGTAAAACTTGTTACAATTATTTCCAAAACTTACATGTGTTTGTTTGCTTGTTCAAATTCAAAATTTAATTTTTCTTTTTCTGGGTTACCTTTATAAAAGTTTGGTATAAAAATTGGATTTACAAATCCAAGATACACAACTTTATCCATTATTTAAACCACTGTTTTATGAAAACCCATTTGTTAATTTTTGGGCTGGTATGCCTTTTTGCCCTTTCTAATTGTGCAAGTAAAGAATCGAAAGATATGGCATCTAATTACCAAACAGATGCGAGCAAGCCAACAGAACAAAATATTCGTTTTGAAGAACCTCGTAGAGAAGAGATCAAAGCTTCTGATGAGGCTGGAAATGCTGAAACGGAAGCTAAGGCCTCTTTGCAGAAAAAACAAGGAGATGTAGAGCTTACCTCCAAAATGAACTTGGATAGCCAAAAAGGGCGAAAATTTGTTCGTACAGCCAATGTAAAAGGCAAAGTGAAAAATGTTTTGAAAAGCACCATGCAAATAGAAGACATTACAGCCGAATTCAAAGGTTTTATCACTTCTACTGATTTAAAAAGTACAGTTGTTTCCACAGAAAACCCCGCCATCAGCCCAGATTCGCTTTTAGAAATTAAACATTATGTGATGGAAAACCAATTGACTATTCGTGTTCCCAACGAAAAAATGGATAGCCTGATGCGTAAAATGGGTACATTACTTGATTTTGTAGATTATAGAGTTATCAAAGCTGAAGATGTGAGTTTGCAACTGCTTATCAATGATATGCAACAAAAACGATTCAATACCTTTGAAAACCGTTATACAAATGCCATAGACAACAGAGGTAAAAAGTTAGATGAAACAGCAGGAGCAGAAGAAAATTTACTCAACAGACAATTGCAGGCAGACCAAAGTAAAATTCAGAAAATGCAATTAGAAGACCAAATTGCGTATAGCACTATTCAGTTAAATATTTACCAACGTGAAACGGTTACAAGAGAACTATATGCTAACGATAAAAATATCGAAGATTATCGTCCTAGCTTATGGTCTAGAATTAAAGATGGTTTGTTAGATGGCTGGAGAGTAGTAGAATATTTGGTTGTATTTGTATTTCAAATGTGGTGGTTTTGGATTGTAGCCACAGTAGCTTGGATTGGATATAGAAAATTCATCAAGAAAAAAGCTTCTTAAAAAAACAGAAAACGATTTTATATAAAATTTGGTAGGATTTGCTTCTTGCCAAATTTTATATTTTTAAATTGTAAAAAATATAACAGCTAATGGACAGAGAAACTGCAAAAGCATTTGTAGAAAAACACTATGGAATAGGCTGGCTGAATTTGGTGGATATTGTCTATGACAATGTTCCAGATGATGACATTCAAATCACAGAAGTATTTCAGAAATGGGGAGCTTTAAAAGTTCGTTATATGGGCAAAGATGAAGGTTTTGCCGAAATGCTGGAGCATATCAGTTATATCAGCCAGAAAATGTGTGAAGTTTGTGGAAAAAGTGCCAGAGAAACCGTTATAGGAAGTTGGGTAAATACTTTGTGTCAAGAACATTATGAAGAACTTTCTAATAAAATGAAATGATTTTGAAAATCATGAAATTATATGTCCTATTATTTTGTAGCTTTTTGACACATTCTTGTAACTCACAAACAGTTCAAAAGGAAAAAAAAGAGACCATAAAAATTCGTAAAAAAGGAATTTCTATGGAAAGAGAGAATCTGATAATTCTTTCAGAAAAAAGTACTTTCCAACACTTTCAGATAAATTATAAACTGACAAAAACAACTGAACAGCATCTTATTTTATTACAAGATGCTATTAAACTTGCGTTACATAATCCAAAGTTTATTAAAGACAAAAATTTATTGTACTTTTTTATATTAGAAAATTCTATTAAAAACCCATCTCCTCATAAAAATACAATGAATGACCTTTTTTTGGGCTTTGCACCTTACCAATATCTTTATAAAAGTGACCATTTTAGAGGAGATTTCAGAGTGTTTTGGCATAGAACTATGGAGCCTTTATTAAAAAGTATGAATCGAGAAAAATTTAACCAAGCTCTAAAACCTATTTTATTAGGAACTTCAGACCCTATTATATTATATTTATATAACCCTCTTTTTTTGTAGATAAAGATTTTTTTGAGCAAAAATTATACAAATTACCTGCTTTAGAAAATAATGATGTAGTTAATAAAATCTGTTTGTATATAAAAAATGGCTCTTTTGATGGTTACGAATATGCAGAAGTTTTTTTAGTTAGCTTAATGTATTCTTTGGAAAATAATATTGAAAAAGAAAAGATTTTTGATGAAGTGGAAAAGAGGTTTATAAATTTAGATAAATTAAATCTGAAAAGAGAGGAATTAATTCGTTTGATGTTATATTTTTCAGCAAAACGATATGGTAAAAGGACTCTTGATGATAATAGAGAACCTTACCAAAAAATAGCAAAGTGTTTGTATAAGAAATTTTATGATGGGGAAATAGATTGATACTTTTTTGTTTGTTATCAGCTGTTTAATGATAAAATATGAGGTTGTTTTCAATTATATGCTTGTTGTTTCTTTGGGGATGTCAATACTCCAATATAAAAGAGAATAAAGAATACAGAGACTCTATTAAAATGATAAATTGGGATAAAAGAAAATTTAAACCCAAGAAAAAGTATGCTAAAGGTATACTCTATAAAGATTTTAACTTTTTTGATTGGAAAGGGGAAAAACCCATACTGCAAACAGATTCTGTCTTATATCCCTGGATAGAATATGTAAAAATGGATGATTATCAAGAAAAAATAATAATTTATTATAATCCTATAATGGTAGCTGAAAATAAATTTATCAAACAGTCAGATTATTATTATAGAATTTACTTAACCCCACCTATAAACGACAATTTGCAGCTATACGAAGCTTATATCTTTAAAAAAGATAAAATTTATAATGTGTGCTATAATCAAGTGAAGGGTAAAAAATATTTATTTTTATTAAGCAGTGTGAATAAAAATAATGAGATTGAATTTATGTCTTTTGATTTGGAAGAAACTATGGAAGATAAAGGATGTTTGTTGGATGAAATAATAGATAACCATTTGGGGTGCTTAAAAACGACCAAAATAGATGAACATTATACAGGAAAACTTAATATCAATAGTTTATTCTGGGATGCTTATGCTACCTCCATAGTACTTACAGTTGTAAGAGACACATCTCTTCTAAAAAATAAAAGTAGATGAAATACCCACTAAAATATGAAAAAATTATTACTCTTACTACTGACTCTTTTCTGCCATATTTTATACTCCCAAAATCTAAAAGACAGTTTAGGACGCAAACAAGGGCGTTGGATAGAAAAAATAAAAGGGAAGAAAGTTGAAAGTCATTACAAAGATGGGCTTTTGCATGGGAAACAAACTGTTTTTCAGAAAATGAAAGATGTTAATGAGGAGTCATATTTTAAAAATGGTGTATTAGATAGCATTTCCAGAGAATATTTTGTGTCATCAAAAGAAGTAATTCAGGAAATAAGCTTTAAAAACGGTTTACTACATGGTTATTTCAGAATGTATTTAAAAGGTATAGTTCATACAGAAGTTTTATATGAAAATGGCACCCCAAATTCTAATTTTATTTATTATGATAGTAAGGGTTTTGTAAGTTTTAAATATTTGTTGCATCCTTCTAAATTATTTTTCTATGTTGATGAGATACAAAATGAGGGCTCTATTATTTTAAGATGTTTTACTTATCAAGATCCTTTATATTTTACTGGAAAGGTTGTAAGGATTTATGGCATAGAGACAATAAATCTTTTTTCAAAAGATATAGTTAAATGGATGAAAATTAAAAAGACCTTTAGGCAAAGAAGAAAAATGGCGGAGAAACTATATAATTTCAAAGTTACTTGTAAATAATACCAACGTTTTTCTTTTTTACCAAAATTATCTAAATTCGGGTTTAACTTAGATATTTACGTGAAAGATTTTAAAGAAATACTTGCCCAATTGCCCCAAACCCCTGGGGTGTATCAGTTTTTTGATGACACAAACACGATTATTTATGTCGGCAAAGCTAAAAATCTTAAAAACAGGGTTAGCTCATATTTCAATAATTTACAGGGACATAGCAGAAAAACACAACGTCTGGTTTCGCAGATAGACAGGCTAGAGTTTATCATTGTAAACTCAGAACTGGATGCTCTTTTGCTCGAAAACTCTTTAATCAAGGAGTTTCAACCTAAATACAACATTTTACTCAAAGACGATAAAACATATCCTTATATCTGCATCACCAACGAGCCTTTTCCAAGAGTTTTTACAACTCGCCGTTTTGAACGCAAAGAAGGAACTTTTTATGGACCTTACGCCAATGTAAAAGCCATGAATGCCCTTCTGGAGCTTATAAAAGGGCTTTATACCATTAGAACGTGCAGTTATCACCTTTCTAAAGAAAATATTGCTCAACAAAAATTTAAAGTGTGTTTGGAGTATCACATCAAAAACTGTAAAGGAGGTTGTGAGGGTTTACAGAGTGAAGCCAATTATTTAGAAGATATTGAACAAATTCATCAGATACTTAAAGGCAAAGTAGGAGAGGTAAAAGAACAAATTGAGCAAATGATGTATGCTCATGCAGAAAAATTGGAGTTTGAAAAAGCCCAAGAATCCAAACAAAAACTAGAACTGTTAAGCATTTTTCAGGAAAAGTCGTTGGTTGTGAACCCTAAAATTACGGATGTAATGGTGGTTTCGTTGGTAGGAAATGAAGAACACTCTTTCTTGAATTTTTTAGATATTCAAAATGGCTCAATTTTGCATGCAGAAACTTTTGAAATAGAAAGAAAATTAGATGAAACAGAAGAAGATATTGTATTGCTTGCAATTCTCAATCTGAAAGAAAAATACAACAGTCCTGCCAAAGAAGTGCTTACCAATATCGAAATGCAGGAAATGGGTGTGGGTATCAATTTTTTTGTCCCACAAATTGGCGACAAACGAAAGCTCATCGAAATGTCGCTTAAAAATGCTTTGTTTGCGGAAAAAGAGTTTTTAAGGAAACAAGAAGAACGCCGAAAAAAGTCTTTAGAAAATACACAAAGAGTATTGGAAACGCTTCAAAAAGATTTACGCCTTACAGAGTTACCTGCCCAAATTGAATGTTTTGATAATTCCAATATTCAAGGAACAAACCCTGTGGCAGCGATGGTTTGTTTCATCAATGGAAAGCCCTCGAAACGAAATTATAGGCATTTCAATATTAAAACAGTGATAGGGGCAAACGATTTTGCTTCTATGTACGAAATTGTTACAAGACGTTACAAAAGACTTTTAGAAGAGAACCAACCTTTGCCACAACTTATTATCGTAGATGGAGGAAAAGGACAACTATCATCTGCCTGCGAAGCTCTGAAAGATTTGGGTGTGTATGGAAAAATGGCAATTATTGGTATTGCTAAGAAATTAGAGGAAATTTATTTTCCTGAAGATGAAATACCTCTGCATTTGAGCAAAAAATCAGAGTCTTTGAAACTCATTCAACAAATACGAGACGAAACACACCGATTTGCCATTACTTTTCATAGAGATAAACGAAGCCAAAGTAGCCTCCAAAGCGAGCTAGAAACCATTGAAGGTATAGGAGAAAAAACAATGCAAAAGCTCTTACAACATTTCAAATCTGTGGCAAATATCAAAACAGCTCAAAATGAAGAAATTGAAAAAATAATTGGCAAGGCAAAAACAAAAGTTTTATTAGAAAAAATTGGCAAAGTGCTTGAAAATGATTAAATTAGCTTTGAAATATTAAGCTTGTTTTATGAAAAAGATAGTAGGATTATTTTTTGGCATATTTTTGTTATTGAGTTCTTCTTTTGCTCAAAATGAAAAACTAAAATGGCTGGAAGGGAAATGGGAAGGCAAAGGAGTTTTTGGACAAGACAGAAGTGAAATAATCAAATGTGAATTGAGTTTTGATTCAAAAACACAACTATTAACTATAAAAACTACCAAAGAAACATTTTATAAAGACTTTAAAAATGCAGATAAAGGAACTTATGATATAGGAGACAAAATAAGAGTTTTTATTGATGGGGACATAACAGCCTTAAATAAAAATATTTATATCTCTAAACATTATGAGGATGCTTCTGGTAAGTATTTGATAGTTTCGTGTTTTTTTACTCGTCAAAAAGATAATCTTGAATTTTTTGCCATTCTCAAAAAACAATAATCTTTTCTTTTATGTACGCTGATTTGCAAAAATAACGCTTTTCATGATCTCTGCTACTTCTTGATAAACAGCTACCCAAGCATCATGTAAATCTTTATCCCAACTATCAACCAAAGAGACTTCAAACATATTGATCAAAGCATTACCAAAATGAGTAAAATACTCAGGTTTTAGTCCATAACCTACATGCCTTGTAGCTAATTCTACAAGGTCTTTTTCAAATATATCAGGATTATCAAGTCCTTTTACGATTTTCCCGATGGCAGCCACAAGCATCTGTCCTTGTTTGTCTATTGAAGTGTTTTTAAAAAGGTCTTTGGCTTCAGGAATATCCATAAAAAGCTTTTCATAAACTATTGTGCTGTTTTTGAGTGTATGAATCAGTACTCTTGGAAAAGAGGACTTGATAATTTCCTTTTGTTCTGCTGTGATCATACTTACATTGAATTTATTTAGTGCAATGATGATAGATTTTCATTGAATAAAAAATGACAAAAATCATCTTGTCTATTTATGATTATCTAAAATTCTTTTTTGTAAAAAACTCTGAAAATGATTAAATTGCATTTCTAAAATTGTAATCAATTTATAATTATGAGCAAAAACACCGCAGAATATTGGTATAGACTAGCTGTGAAAATTGATAAGGATGTTGAAACAGCACTGCAAAGAGAAAGTATCACGTTAGTACAATATGCTGATGCTATAAAGGCAATGATGTATTCACTTACAAGAAAAAACGTGTTTGTAAATCCATACTGGAATGACCCTTTAGAGGATGCAATGGGAGGTCTTTTTGATATGGTTTCTTTGTATTTTCATAACAATACCAATGCAGTAGTGATGATTCCAATGGCTTTAGATTTGATTGTAACAGGTAATCAACCACATACTTACATGACTGATTTTTTGGCTGATGTCATTACTATGGGTATGCCTGA
It includes:
- a CDS encoding peptidase M43, with the translated sequence MKKLLLSAAVAAVMFSCQKNSDTAVMGELNTSNEVVARRGCASHEVLDRQIAEDPSLAKRMNDLEEFTKDAIANGRIVNGVLEIPVVFNVLYRTSAENISQAQLQSQIDVLNEDFQGRNADFNTANNPYSSVRAVVGYRFVLDQVIRKQTTRTSWGTNDACKKSAQGGLNPTSPTTKLNYWVATIGGGILGYAQFPGGSSATDGVVIDSKYTGRTGTATFPFNLGRTATHEVGHWMNLRHIWGDATCGNDFVSDTPVHNAANGGVPAVGHRSTCSGTPLEMYMNYMDYTDDRGMYMFSLGQKARMDAVFAVGGSRASFR
- a CDS encoding organic hydroperoxide resistance protein, with the translated sequence MIKITPVYTAEALNTGGRRGHVRTSDGIIDTDVAMPTTMGGTGNKPNPELFFAAGYASCFNGAIGAVAKGRDITGVEVKALVHFGKSEDGRFGIAVELHVTLPNLQGEDAKQLVKDAHQVCPYSVATQGNIEVKLFANESAL
- a CDS encoding RNA polymerase subunit sigma, with translation MKDPEILERIRKGDETALQYLYKQHYRMMLRLVLKNSGTEEEAQDVFQDSLILFWQKVHQPDFQLTAKISTFLYSVCYNLWRKELEKKSRLSREEKDEAVIEDWDKQERIQIIHACINKLGATCKKILQYYYFDELSMHDIAQVMGFSNADTAKTKKYKCKKELDELIKKHYKATDFLD
- a CDS encoding excinuclease ABC subunit C, whose protein sequence is MYVKDFKEILAQLPQTPGVYQFFDDTNTIIYVGKAKNLKNRVSSYFNNLQGHSRKTQRLVSQIDRLEFIIVNSELDALLLENSLIKEFQPKYNILLKDDKTYPYICITNEPFPRVFTTRRFERKEGTFYGPYANVKAMNALLELIKGLYTIRTCSYHLSKENIAQQKFKVCLEYHIKNCKGGCEGLQSEANYLEDIEQIHQILKGKVGEVKEQIEQMMYAHAEKLEFEKAQESKQKLELLSIFQEKSLVVNPKITDVMVVSLVGNEEHSFLNFLDIQNGSILHAETFEIERKLDETEEDIVLLAILNLKEKYNSPAKEVLTNIEMQEMGVGINFFVPQIGDKRKLIEMSLKNALFAEKEFLRKQEERRKKSLENTQRVLETLQKDLRLTELPAQIECFDNSNIQGTNPVAAMVCFINGKPSKRNYRHFNIKTVIGANDFASMYEIVTRRYKRLLEENQPLPQLIIVDGGKGQLSSACEALKDLGVYGKMAIIGIAKKLEEIYFPEDEIPLHLSKKSESLKLIQQIRDETHRFAITFHRDKRSQSSLQSELETIEGIGEKTMQKLLQHFKSVANIKTAQNEEIEKIIGKAKTKVLLEKIGKVLEND
- a CDS encoding phosphoglyceromutase (catalyzes the interconversion of 2-phosphoglycerate and 3-phosphoglycerate), which produces MMEKVILMILDGWGIPQNPKVSAIDLANTPFVDSLYKKYPHSHLNASGLAVGLPDGQMGNSEVGHMNIGAGRIVYQDLVKINQAFEKKEINQDKTLLEAFEYAKKNNKNIHLIGLVSDGGVHSHINHLKGLCDISKEQNFEKVFIHVFTDGRDTDPQSGLGFIQDLQNHIKDSKTQIASLIGRYYAMDRDKRWERVRLAYDLLIKGEGEETNNVLEAIQKSYDVGITDEFIKPIKIQNTPNIEEGDVVICFNFRTDRGREITQVLTQADFPEFEMKKLPLYYITLTNYDDTFENVKVIFDKDNLANTLGEVLSKAGKKQIRIAETEKYPHVTFFFSGGREEPFEGEKRILCPSPKVATYDLKPEMSAYEIADAICPELEKKEADFICLNFANPDMVGHTGSMEAAIKACETVDKCTEKVVTTALANNYQVIIIADHGNADYMINEDGSPNTAHTTNLVPCILVTNNLQHIKLKNGVLANIAPTILDLMGLTKASEMTENSLLMK